The proteins below are encoded in one region of Ornithinimicrobium avium:
- a CDS encoding pyridoxal phosphate-dependent aminotransferase has product MDRVSEQTQTPASRISRRIGSIAESATLAVDARAKALKAEGRPVIGFGAGEPDFPTPDYIVDVAAAATHDPVNHRYSPAGGLPALKAAIVAKTRRDSGYAVEPAQVLVTNGGKQAVYNTFATLLDPGDEVILPTPYWTTYPEAIRLAGGVPVEVFAGADAAYLVSVDQLEAARTEKTKVLLFCSPSNPTGAVYPPEQVEAIGRWALEHGIWVVTDEIYEHLLYDGAQAPSMPVVVPELADTCVVLNGVAKTYAMTGWRVGWMIGPKDVIKAATNLQSHATSNVANVSQRAAVAALEGPLDAVDQMRAAFDRRRKLIVEMLNGIEGVHCPVPQGAFYAYPSVEGVLGKEIRGQRPRTSAELAALILDEVEVAVVPGEAFGPSGYLRLSYALGDEDIQEGVGRIQKLLGEAR; this is encoded by the coding sequence ATGGACCGCGTGAGCGAGCAGACCCAGACCCCCGCCTCCCGCATCTCCCGCCGCATCGGCTCGATCGCCGAGTCCGCGACCCTGGCCGTCGACGCCAGGGCCAAGGCCCTCAAGGCCGAGGGACGCCCCGTCATCGGCTTCGGCGCCGGCGAGCCGGACTTTCCGACGCCCGACTACATCGTCGACGTGGCCGCCGCCGCCACGCACGACCCGGTCAACCACCGCTACTCCCCCGCGGGCGGCCTGCCCGCTCTCAAGGCCGCGATCGTCGCCAAGACCCGGCGCGACTCGGGGTATGCCGTGGAGCCGGCCCAGGTGCTCGTCACCAACGGCGGCAAGCAGGCGGTCTACAACACCTTCGCCACGCTGCTCGACCCGGGCGATGAGGTCATCCTGCCCACGCCTTACTGGACGACCTACCCGGAGGCGATCCGGCTGGCCGGCGGCGTGCCGGTGGAGGTGTTCGCAGGCGCGGACGCCGCATACCTCGTGAGCGTGGACCAGCTGGAGGCCGCCAGGACCGAGAAGACCAAGGTGCTGCTGTTCTGCTCCCCCTCCAACCCGACCGGCGCGGTCTACCCGCCCGAGCAGGTGGAGGCCATCGGACGCTGGGCCCTGGAGCACGGCATCTGGGTGGTCACCGACGAGATCTACGAGCACCTGCTCTACGACGGGGCGCAGGCGCCCTCGATGCCGGTGGTCGTGCCCGAGCTGGCCGACACCTGCGTGGTGCTCAACGGGGTGGCCAAGACCTACGCGATGACCGGCTGGCGGGTCGGCTGGATGATCGGTCCGAAGGATGTCATCAAGGCCGCGACCAACCTGCAGAGCCACGCCACCTCCAACGTCGCCAACGTCTCGCAGCGGGCGGCGGTCGCGGCCCTCGAGGGGCCGCTGGACGCCGTGGACCAGATGCGCGCCGCGTTCGACCGGCGCCGCAAGCTCATCGTCGAGATGCTCAACGGGATCGAGGGCGTGCACTGCCCGGTGCCGCAGGGGGCGTTCTACGCCTACCCCTCGGTCGAGGGTGTCCTCGGCAAGGAGATCCGCGGCCAGCGGCCCCGGACCTCGGCCGAGCTGGCCGCGCTCATCCTCGACGAGGTCGAGGTGGCCGTCGTGCCCGGCGAGGCGTTCGGGCCGAGCGGCTACCTGCGGCTGTCCTACGCGCTGGGCGACGAGGACATCCAGGAGGGCGTCGGCCGGATCCAGAAGCTCCTGGGCGAGGCTCGCTGA
- the rplA gene encoding 50S ribosomal protein L1: MKRSKAYRAAAEKIEDGKLYTPVEAVRLARETASTKYDSTVEVALRLGVDPRKADQLVRGTVNLPNGTGKTARVVVLANGDRAEAAREAGADWVGSDDLIERIGGGWTDFDAVVATPDLMGKVGRLGKVLGPRGLMPNPKTGTVTMDTAKAVTDIKGGKIEFRVDKHSNLHFIIGKASFEEKALVENYSAAIDEVLRLKPAASKGRYVTKATMATTMGPGIPLDPSRVSTVLEAASE; this comes from the coding sequence ATGAAGCGCAGCAAGGCATACCGCGCCGCCGCGGAGAAGATCGAGGACGGCAAGCTCTACACCCCGGTCGAGGCCGTGCGCCTGGCCCGGGAGACCGCCTCCACCAAGTACGACTCGACCGTCGAGGTCGCCCTGCGGCTGGGTGTCGACCCGCGCAAGGCCGACCAGCTGGTGCGCGGCACCGTCAACCTGCCCAACGGCACCGGCAAGACCGCACGCGTCGTCGTGCTGGCCAACGGTGACAGGGCGGAGGCCGCCCGCGAGGCCGGCGCCGACTGGGTCGGCTCGGACGACCTGATCGAGCGGATCGGTGGCGGCTGGACCGACTTCGACGCGGTCGTGGCCACCCCGGACCTGATGGGCAAGGTCGGCCGGCTCGGCAAGGTCCTCGGTCCCCGGGGCCTCATGCCGAACCCGAAGACCGGCACCGTGACGATGGACACCGCCAAGGCCGTCACCGACATCAAGGGCGGCAAGATCGAGTTCCGCGTCGACAAGCACAGCAACCTGCACTTCATCATCGGCAAGGCCTCCTTCGAGGAGAAGGCGCTGGTGGAGAACTACAGCGCGGCGATCGACGAGGTGCTGCGGCTCAAGCCGGCCGCCTCCAAGGGCCGCTACGTCACCAAGGCCACGATGGCCACCACGATGGGCCCGGGCATCCCGCTCGACCCATCGCGCGTGAGCACCGTGCTGGAGGCCGCCTCCGAGTGA
- the nusG gene encoding transcription termination/antitermination protein NusG yields MSETPENDDRLDGGDPSVEDLSPEAAEEAAPQVEPDAADDATDEVAPAAATDEVAPPAATDEVGAEDEPTVDPLEEFKDVLRGKYGDWYVVHSYAGYENRVKLNLETRITSLNMEDHIFEVEVPMEEVSEIKNGQRKLVRRVRMPGYVLVRMDLTDESWGAVRHTPGVTGFVGNAHQPVPLSIDEVVSMLAPVFETAAAPAAKGAGGDGAATSTQPEVDFEVGESVTVMEGPFETLPATISEIIPESSKLKVLVSIFGRETPVELSFNQVAKI; encoded by the coding sequence ATGTCCGAGACTCCCGAGAACGACGACCGCCTCGACGGCGGCGACCCCTCCGTGGAGGACCTGTCCCCGGAGGCGGCCGAGGAGGCCGCCCCGCAGGTCGAGCCCGACGCGGCTGACGACGCGACCGACGAGGTGGCGCCGGCCGCCGCGACCGACGAGGTGGCGCCGCCCGCCGCGACCGACGAGGTGGGCGCCGAGGACGAGCCGACGGTCGACCCGCTCGAGGAGTTCAAGGATGTCCTGCGCGGGAAGTACGGCGACTGGTACGTCGTCCACTCCTACGCCGGTTACGAGAACCGCGTCAAGCTGAACCTGGAGACCCGCATCACCAGCCTCAACATGGAGGACCACATCTTCGAGGTGGAGGTCCCGATGGAGGAGGTCAGCGAGATCAAGAACGGCCAGCGCAAGCTGGTGCGCCGCGTGCGGATGCCGGGCTACGTGCTGGTCCGCATGGATCTGACCGACGAGTCCTGGGGCGCGGTGCGCCACACCCCGGGCGTGACCGGTTTCGTCGGCAACGCCCACCAGCCGGTGCCGCTGTCGATCGACGAGGTCGTCAGCATGCTCGCCCCCGTCTTCGAGACGGCCGCGGCACCCGCCGCGAAGGGCGCGGGCGGCGACGGGGCGGCCACCTCCACCCAGCCCGAGGTCGACTTCGAGGTCGGCGAGTCGGTCACCGTCATGGAGGGCCCGTTCGAGACCCTGCCCGCCACCATCTCCGAGATCATCCCCGAGAGCAGCAAGCTCAAGGTCCTGGTCTCGATCTTCGGCCGCGAGACCCCGGTCGAGCTGTCGTTCAACCAGGTCGCCAAGATCTGA
- the rplK gene encoding 50S ribosomal protein L11: MPPKKKVAGFIKLQIQAGAATPAPPVGPALGQHGVNIMEFVKAYNAATESQRGNVIPVEITVYEDRSFTFVTKTPPAAELIKKAAGVTKGSGEPHKTKVAKLTDAQLTEIAEMKMADLNANDVDMAKRIIAGTARSMGITTG; this comes from the coding sequence ATGCCCCCCAAGAAGAAGGTCGCAGGCTTCATCAAGCTGCAGATCCAGGCCGGCGCCGCGACGCCCGCCCCGCCCGTCGGCCCCGCGCTCGGTCAGCACGGCGTGAACATCATGGAGTTCGTCAAGGCGTACAACGCCGCGACCGAGTCCCAGCGCGGCAACGTCATCCCGGTCGAGATCACGGTCTACGAGGACCGCTCGTTCACCTTCGTCACCAAGACCCCGCCGGCCGCCGAGCTGATCAAGAAGGCGGCGGGCGTGACCAAGGGCTCCGGCGAGCCGCACAAGACCAAGGTCGCCAAGCTCACCGACGCGCAGCTCACCGAGATCGCCGAGATGAAGATGGCCGACCTCAACGCCAACGACGTCGACATGGCCAAGCGCATCATCGCGGGCACCGCCCGCTCGATGGGCATCACCACCGGCTGA
- the secE gene encoding preprotein translocase subunit SecE yields MANPAHDTEGVARSQHGSGQPARPANFVEQVLAELRKVVQPTRQELITYTIVVLVFVAAIMAFVFGADQLFRWVMGLVFGS; encoded by the coding sequence GTGGCGAACCCGGCCCACGACACCGAAGGTGTCGCCCGCAGCCAGCACGGCTCCGGGCAGCCTGCCCGCCCGGCGAACTTCGTCGAGCAGGTGCTGGCCGAGCTGCGCAAGGTCGTCCAACCGACCCGGCAGGAGCTGATCACCTACACGATCGTGGTGCTCGTCTTCGTCGCCGCGATCATGGCCTTCGTGTTCGGCGCCGACCAGCTCTTCCGGTGGGTGATGGGCCTCGTCTTCGGGTCCTGA